TTGCCGGGCTCGGCGGCATTGTAGGGGTTGGGGTCGGCCACGCCCTGGCGCACGGCGCGCAGCCAGGCATCGCCGGCCGGGGCCACACCCGCGAAATTCTTGTCCTGCGCAGCTTCTTGATAATAAGCGCGGTGCAGGTCGGTGGTCATCGAATCGAGGGGCAGGCCGGTGTAGCCCTTAGCTGCCGGATAGGTCTGGTCGGCCCGCGCCCAGGTCTGGTAGAGGTACACCTTGGCGCGGGGGCTGGCCGCGTGCACGGCCTGCTCCAGCTTGGTGGCATACTCGTAGAAGCGGGCGGGCTGGCCGCCGTGGCGCGCGGGCACCGGCCCGGTGCTGTAGTCGTGCAGTATCACCTTATCCCACTTCGGCTGCTGAATCACGGCCAGCGCGCTGTCGTAGTGAAACTGCAGTGTCTGCCCGCTGATGGCTTCCAGGTGCACTTCGTAGTGGAGCCCCGCCTCGTCGGTCAGCTTCTTAAAAATGCCCGGGATGCCGCCCCATGGGCCCTGCTCGTGCTCGTACTGCCGGCGGCGCTGGCCGCTGCGGTCGGGCTTAAAATTCTCGTCGGTGATGGCAGCCGCGTTGTAGCTCAGTACCGGCTCAAAAGCGCCGTGGAAGAAGCTGTTGCCCACGAAGAGAATGACGGTGGGCTTTTTGGCCGGGTCGGGCTTGGGTGCGGCGGCGCGGCCGGCGGTAGCGGTGGCTAGCAGCCCGAGCAATGGTAAGAAAGCGCGCATAAAACAGAATCTCATTCCATGAAAGAAAAGCTTTTCAGCGCCTCGGCTAGGGCGCAAAATCCAGGTGCTTATCAAAGAACGGCAGCACCTGCTGATACATGCGCCCGGTGGAACCCATAATGC
The genomic region above belongs to Hymenobacter sp. BRD128 and contains:
- a CDS encoding SGNH/GDSL hydrolase family protein, yielding MRAFLPLLGLLATATAGRAAAPKPDPAKKPTVILFVGNSFFHGAFEPVLSYNAAAITDENFKPDRSGQRRRQYEHEQGPWGGIPGIFKKLTDEAGLHYEVHLEAISGQTLQFHYDSALAVIQQPKWDKVILHDYSTGPVPARHGGQPARFYEYATKLEQAVHAASPRAKVYLYQTWARADQTYPAAKGYTGLPLDSMTTDLHRAYYQEAAQDKNFAGVAPAGDAWLRAVRQGVADPNPYNAAEPGKIDLWGRDHYHPSPYGAYLNACVVLAEVTGYDPRKLGAREQAAAALGIAPEVAVQLQKIAYEQVKAGRRG